From the Synchiropus splendidus isolate RoL2022-P1 chromosome 3, RoL_Sspl_1.0, whole genome shotgun sequence genome, the window TATTTGTTTCCGACTCCCCCACTGGTAGAACAATGTAAGTGCAATCTGTTGTGGAAAAATGAAGGGTCTCTGGTGTAATCCGGAGCACATAAGTACGTGAGCATGTGCCAGCGTTTTTCAATCGTTTTCAAACCATGGCACACTTCGTTCATTGCAAAAAATTCCGAGACACAGAGCCAATGGTGCCAGATGTGCTCGGTCCTGTACAAAATCCATCATAATTTGTgtaaaattgtagctactgataCTGAGCAATTCTGGTATGGTATTTGCAAAGAccaattgcagaaaatgtagttGTATAAAAACGTTTACAGAAAGGGGCAATATAGCAAAAACATTACATCATTTATTCTAAATAACTGTTTTGGTTACATCAcgctcttttgcatgattttagtCTAGTTAGGTGAATTTCCACACATATCTTGAACATCCTCTGcttcagcttgcttcataacaatgattctttctctcttcacatttgggAGCGCATTTGTCTGGTTCTGCTTTCAGTTTTTAGTCCACTTTTAAACCACCAAGCAAACAGTTTACGAGTGTTAAAGTTTTGAAGGGAGTCGTCccgttagccattagctctgttagatctgggtgcagacagtctttggcgttgagGATTCGccaacactccatcattctgccgTGAAGGttgtgcatttgaccggcttcatTGCTCCGTTGTTCACAATACTGCGCGCCGCAGGTGATGGACGAGTGgagtcagcatagatctatagtgtatggaaagaatgtgaccgaatccatgttTTCTCCTCATGTTGGTAGACACAAGCTTGAATCAAAATGAGTCCCAAGGGTTCTGACACAGAACACTGCATGTGTGTCAGCACCAGAGAACTTGTGATGGCGACCGTGTGCGTGTGTTGGTCTCCCAACATACCGATGCAATTTGAAGGAGTTGGCACAATATCTGTGGGTTGTTTCCTTCTCCAGGTTGCTCGGGAGGTTGACGATTGATAAAGCTCCGAATGGACATTTCTGGAGAGAGATTAGTGCAAAGGTTGAGGCAAAATGGACACCAGAGTCTGTGCatataaaaaaagtaatataatatagaaaaaaaacagattcaaaaTTAAGACACCTGCCGATAAACAGGGAGCATCATGGTTTTACATCTCTTCTGTATTGCTGAAAATCAATCCATAATTCCATGTTTTCTTTGTGAGTGTACATGTGTCTGAAGTGATCTACCATTACAGtggcacctataaccctcgcgtcggctattttaaTGGCATTTGACCAACATCCAATCCGATGTACGACcagttggttggaaccgatcccggtcgcaagtcagatgttacttgtagttccATTCCAACCGTTCATAGTAATGGGAAtggtgtgtgcatgtgattAAATGTGTGTGCATCATAACTAACAACTATAGTAGGCTAATTTTAACACATCAGTGTGAAATTAACAAGTATGTACGAGAATTTAAGTGACATTTGACCCATACACGCACTAAATTCAAGCTATAACAAACGGTTACCTTGATGCAGATGCCGCAGCCTATGCACAGTGACTCTGAGATCCACACGATCTTACTCTGTGGTGTCACCTCAATACACAGCTTACCTGTAAAAGAAATCATTCAAGCACTCATGTGGTGATGCTGGAAGAACAAAAATCCAGTGGCTATAACAATAACACATGAACTATAAGACACTCAATATAAGACACCATTTACGATGCACACATATTGAAAACGCTTCACCAAAACTCACCCATACGGACGACTGGGCAGCTTTTTTTGCACTCCTGTCGGCATTTTTTAGGTTTACACTTGTCATGATTGACAATGGCAATCCTGGTGTTTTTATCAGCCATGTCGAAGGACTGATATGGGAGGACTTGAGAAGCTGTGGGGCATTTATGTAAAGAGAATTAGCATTTCATAGTCCCCACCCCATTAGAATTATACACAGTAAATAGGACAAAACGCAGCCTCAGAAAAAGCACAGACACGAGCTCACAGTGCTGAAGCAACACAATCGAGGACAAAAGCGTAGCACCTAACAAAAGATGACTATTGGCAGACGACAAAACGACCTACAGTCGGTGAATGGTAATATTACGTAGCGTGATGTGATAGTTGTTCGATTTAAGGCCCGTTATGAGCAATGACACTGCAAGAGTTAGATATTGCGGGTGAGTGACGTCTGCCTGAAACATTTCAGACCGCACATCTGCTTTGATGTAAACCCCAAAACACTAATggtgttacacctgcagcagacacgatTTCATCGCAGGTTACAGTGAACCTTGTAGTTTTAAAGCAACACAACTGGGCCACGGTCATCTTAAAACGACCTATGACGGCCTTCACTCGCCGAACATACCACCAAAAATAAGGCTCGACTAAATCAACAAGGTTTGATTCACGGGCACGTTGGAATATTAGGGAGAAGGACACTATTTTCGATCAATTTTGCTTATGGGATTCGTCTTCTATGCACCATCGTTGGCGTGGACAAATGTTTAGCTTCGTTGGCATCGGCGGTAGCAGCACCAATAAGCGTCCAAGAGCCGTGAGAACCTTTTTTATAAGAGCAACTCTGGTCAATAAACATGACTTGATAAAATCTTATAACGGTTGCTAACTCTTAGCATTTAGCACACAGGCAGTTGAGGCCGCGCACTAACAGCTGCCAATTCTAAGATGATGCCTTTTGACAGCAGTAAAACACAATACAACCCAAAGATAATGGGGCTAAAAACTTACCCCTCCTCCGATCCTATTATCTGATTTTATtgggaaataaaaacaaggacaaATACGAAAGAAATCCTAGGGTGGGAAACTTCTTCTCTGCAACAACGTGTTCCTGGTAGCCGGCTGGAAAAATGGCGGCCACACGTAAGCAGGGTGCGACCGTTTGTATGTGACGTAAACAAGATGCGTCACATTGCCGCAAATTCGATGGAGTTGAAGTGAAGACGCGAAGTTCGGATTCTGTTCGTTGACCAGGTCGATGAAATTAAATTAGAACGTGGACAAGTAGTAAGTGTTGCGACTTTCTGCCATCCAGAGTCTACTACGTTTTTGGAAAGTCAATTAGAAACATTTTCAAACGTCTCATTAAAACTGGGACCGAATCTGAATAATCCAGATGAAATTATTTCACTTAAGGAGCCCATATGCTTACAGTGGTGTAAATGTTTGTATTGAAGTCACATTCGCCTGTATCATTAGAGTATGTTGCTCTCGTTGTTCGTTGAAACTCGTATCGTTATGAACTGTCACAGAAATGGCTACTCCAAGCAAGACGCCTCCTGGAGCGGATCCCAAGCAGTTAGAACGAACCGGGACTGTCAGAGAGATCGGGTCACAGGCGGTGTGGTCTCTCTCCTCATGCAAACCAGGTGCCTAGACTGTTTCGCTACATCCGGAAACatgctgtttttattctttCGAGTCACCACCATTACTTCTGTCTTTCAAAGGGTTTGGTGTGGACCAGCTGAGGGATGACAATCTGGATACCTACTGGCAGTCGGATGGATCTCAGCCTCACTTGGTGAACATACAGTTCAGGTGAtttttttcttatatatatatttaaattttgACCCTATGATAATCAGTGAGACTAGTATATCAGACACTGAAGTACAAAATGAATGTAATGTATGATGCATGTCTGCAAATCACTGAATCTTGTATGGTTGTTTACCTCTATGTTTGTTACAGGAGACGAACAACAGTGAAGATGCTGTGTATTTATGCTGACTATAAATCAGACGAAAGTTACACACCCAGTAAGATATCAGTCAGAGTGGGCAACAACTTCCACAATCTACAAGAACTTCGGGTAATGATCGGCCGGTTTAAATCAAACAGCGACTTGTGACTTCTCCTCTTTACGTTGTCTGCGTCCTCCTCTTTTCATAGCAATTGGAGATGGTGGAGCCCAGCGGATGGATTCACATCTCTCTAGTAAACCAGGTGACCATGTTACAGATCATGTACACATCAGATCAGCTGACAGCTTTGTTGCCAggctgtattttgtttttgctagTGGGAATCTGAGGATGGAATCCTCATGAGTCTGTGTGCTTATGACATGTAAGAACCTGTAAAGCCCATTAAACATTCCTTTGTCTTTGTTATGGTGCTTTAGCGGACAAACCAGCCCATCAGTACCTTCATGATCCAGATCGCTGTCCTCGCCAACCATCAGAACggcagagacacacacatgcgTCAGATTAAAGTCTACACCCCAGTGGAAGAGAGCTCCATTGGCAAGTTCCCAAGATGCACTACAGTGGACTTTATGATGTACCGTACCATCCGGTGATCAGGATTTGGTAGGGGGGAAAAAACTCTCATGATTGATATGGATCCTCAAAGATGGCTTGTTAAATGAGAAGCAATCATAAACATCAATGTACGCGATGGTGAAGCAACAGTGATTGTCGTGGCCTTTTGAAAAATAGATACGTTATCTTACATTAACCGACCCAAATGTGTCAAAGGTGACCTGACTTGTCAGTGTGAATAGAACTTAGCGATTGATGAATAAGCCATTCAGACAGTTATTACCGTTCAGTACATTTGAAAGGACAGTGTAAGTGAGTATGGACAAAATGTTTTATAAAGAAACTTTATTTcccattttctttgcttttgatttttttttttgtaataaaataattttaaaaatccacagagtatttttattttgcagttcGCCAGGCGTCTCCTGTTATGACAGAATCTCTACAACAAGATGCTTTTTGACTGGCAGGAAATTCAGTTctctgtagtgttttttttaattgtcaagACAAATTGTCAGACAAACTTACAATTGAATGTGTTACCTTTAAcaccacaacaaaaaaaaaagtgattgacTGTTGAGGGTGATGCCTGAACCTCCGTCTGTAAACTGGAATAATCATCAGCCCCCTGTTTTGTCTCATGACggtggcttttctttttttttcatgctatgCCACTGATGTATAGTCAGTATTTTTTTGGATATGGTACTTGGAAAAGTacattaaagcttttttagctttaaaagttttaagtttttttttcgttttttttttgtcattgctaCTCCAAAACCATTAGTCCCCTCTCTGAATTATAACTTTATTTACCTAACCTGATGACTACTCAAGATATTTGTCAGCTAATATAACAGTGTAGATTCTGacagcaacataaaaaaaatatatgagaCTGAAAGACAAGGGTGAGTCATTGTTACAGGTTTTTGTCACATGGTACACCGAGGACGTTGATGGGTCTAAAATGACTTGGTCTGACACGGGACTCGAATTTGATGTCAGCCAATGATTGTTTACTGTCTTAACCGGTATTGCTACAGTCAAACCGGTCCTccaagggccgcagtgggtgctggTTTTTATTTTCAGCCAACTGAGAGGAGGCCCCATCAATCAGGTGTCTTGACTCTGTAATCCGTGGATTGTCAGTCAGGTGGCGTTTCTTTcaactgacacctgattggttaactcATATGCGCCTGCAGGGTTGGACCAAAAACCACtgctgtgtctttgtggatcagtttgataACCCTGAGTTAGAGTATAATGGAACCTGGTTTCTACCTTTCTGGACCTTTATAGAAAAACATTATGTGCATTTTTACAACCACTTTCTACCATCACTGACTTCTATCCTATTTGGTCACAATGGAGAAGTAGCACAGCATCAAATGTAATGTCAacgttttattcatttaatgtgtgaaaatgtggaGTGAGCAGCACCTACATCTCAGATCATTTTTTAATCTCTGATCAGTTTGTTCATTTGCATCTTTGCATGAATCAAGtgttaaattaaatcaaatatctGGTTTGGAAAACTGGTGTAAAAATAGTGATCATAGTTTTTATTAGATTAGTTATATTAGTTTATTTGGTTTTTGCCACCTACAAAGGGACAGATGCCGACGtctgtttttattctttgtGTGATGTCGGTCCTAAACTGTCTACTTATTTTGCCGTGGGTTTTTGTGAAAATAGTATTTAATTCTCATCGTCATAGCTATGTGGCGTTGCTAGTTATTCACCCTGCGCTCTGTTTCCGTTTAGCCCACTGATCCACTCATTCTGCTCTCGGGAGACACACGTCTTTAAATGAGGCTGTAGTTTAATAGATGCGTCTTGTATTAATATTTTGCATGTCAATTGATAAACAACCTAAATTGTGGTGTCCTGTGTTCCTTCCCAAGTGCACTTATTCCACTTGCCACTCGGGTTTTACTTATCATTTCCAGTTGTATGACATTTAAGGCTTTACATCTCTGATGATCAGTGGGTCTGTGTTCTTACCCTCATCACAAACCCCAGGGCTGAAAAATGGGAAAACCCTCTCAGAGAACAAACACTCGTGGAAGGTGTGTATGTGCGTCTCAGCATCCACATCAACAAACGTTACTGTTCCCTTTTCATAGTCTGTAAAAACCCCGACAATTTTCGGCTTCTGTCTGAGCGACAGGAGGACTGACGGTGAGTCCAGGGCCCGGTACTCATCACTGTTTCTCAGTCGCACTGTCCAGAAGCCATTCTCAGGTGTGGAAGTGATCATTCCTTTTCTGTTCACCGACTCTTTGACCACGCCGAGGTCCCAGAAGGTCTTCGTTCCTACATCCACCTGTCAGACAGGCAATGCTCTATTACTTCACTGATGTGAACCGTAGCAGTGGAGAGGAGTTTGAATATGTGTACGCATTAGAATATTACTATGGTTAATAGTGGAGGGCGGCATATTAGTTGCGCACTGATAATTGTAATGAATAATCAATCCAGCTGTTCTCACCTGGAAGTAAAACCTCCCTGACAAGAAGCCCTTTGTCCCTAAGACACAGATGACTGGATCAAAGCGTTGAGGTTTGTCAGGAACAATCTGCAGCAGCTCGCCACGGCCCGCCTGCTTTTGATCAGCCGTCAGGACAATATTTGGATGAGCCGTGTCCGGATCCAGAACCACATCAACTGAAAGATCCAGGTTTTTGGTTAGAAACTGTTCAGTCAATGCATTCATGGTATACTCCAGGGTGGTGTCTCATCATGTGCCTGGAAAGGATCTAAAAGAGGGCGACTTCAATTCTAGAAAACCAGGAACTCTATGACCAAactatctgttttttttttttaaagggctGGATGAAACAGACTTTATGAACAGGACCCTGGATCACCTCTCAACAAGAAGCTAAGCTAGATAAGTCAAGTTAGCATAACATTCTTCATGAAAACCATGGTCTTAAACATCTTTCTTGAACCTAAAGTTGCCTCCAGACCCTAGATGTGATATGAGGTCCAATTATTTCTGGTTGTACCTGCATACATTCgcatcctcttcatctctgtcgggtcaaaaaaaaaaaaaaaacacggagTCAACTGCAGTACCAGGCTTGACTTGGGCAGTGTTGTTTGCTATGTTGCAGCTCACTGTACCTTCTTTCTTCATACAGTCCAGCTCATGCTTCAAGTGGTCTGACAGGTAGGACAGCCCCCTCCTCACTGTCCCAACGCAAAGCTGTGAGTTCACACTGATCTCCGTCCAATCTTTGGTGGGTGGAGGTGACATCAGAGAGGGCACTctctgtcaaacacacacatttgacaaTGTCTTTAGAACAACAGAGGCTCTAAGGGAGTCTTTGTTTGTCAGTTAATTGAATTAATTGAAAGTGAAGTCCAAACAGGTCAGAACTACAGCAAACAGAGCTCTTCAACAGTAGATAAAAGTAGTATACCCAGTGATTCCTTTATACTTTCATAGTTAAACCGGCTGAGAacctggaggaggtgaaggtggtCGTCAGTGATCTGCAGCTCTTCCAGCTCAGCTTTGatcttcagcagctcctccatctccttctgCAGCTCCCCAGTGAGCAGGACTGCTCTCCTCTCAGTTGCTTTCTGCTTCTCCCTGATCTCAGTGGCTACTTCCCGCTTCTTCTCAGCCACTGAGTGAGCAATGGATGCAAAAACCTCGTCACTTTTCTGTATTTCCTGCTCGGCGCTCAGCTGGTGGAGACAAAACCACCAGTTTTAAGGAACTGGCCAATATCCTTTCATCTCAGTTAAATACCAGGACTTACATTACTGAGCTCCAGATTACGTTTGATTTCTTcaacttttttctctctttcctgGATCATCTGCCCATATTCAGACTCCATCTCTGCAATCTTCTCCTAAATTACAAATAGAGAGAATGTTTTGTGTTGATTTTGTGTAGCTGTCTAGATAGTCACGCAAGGGTCCAGAAGTGTAGGCTGAACAAACAAATGTTAACACTCCAATAACGTGGAGTAAAAGTCGAAACAGAACCAGTTACAGTtacattataaataaataaattataaacaaTAAATTATAAAAAGCCATCTAATGTAGTGTAATCTAATATATATGTTATgtaatatgatataatataataccaTCAGAACCCTACTCAACAAATTAACATTGCATTTTTGCAGTTAAATTCGAGGGCCAGATTTGGGCCCCCAGCCTTAGGTTTGACACATGGCAAACTTCTACTGCTACAGATCTCAGCTTGCCAGAGTCATTATAGTTTGACGGACACTTGCAAATGGAACTGTAAAAAGTAGGGCTCACAAATTCACAAAATAGGCTTTTCGGGCTTCAAGATTTCAATGAGAAATATCTTAAACCTGATCCTGCATGTTTTATTTAGCAGTGAAAATTGATATTGAAATAACTACAAGCACTAAAGAaagaacattgacttttgtcCTTGAACTGCTCAGCCAAACAGCAAACGTCAGTGTATCGTATGATGGCTTCCTAGCTCTGCACCCTGGCTctgtattttgttatttaaatcaCACCGTGCATTCAACAACCTCAGAGTAAGAGTCAGTGTCTGACAGAAACACTCTCTCTACCTTTCTGttttcactctcctcctctATTTTGACAGCCTGGTGGTCTTTGTGCTCTGTGTCAGCGCAAAACTGGCAAATGCACGTCTGCTCGTCCCTGCAGAACATCTCCAGCAGTTTAGTGTGCTTTTCGCACATCCTGTGCTGCAGGTCCTTCACAGGCCGCATCAGCCGATGCATCTTCAGTGTGGCCACTTTCCGGTGAGCATCCAGGTGAGCGTCACAGTATGAGGTGAGACACACCAAGCAGGACTTGGCGGCGCCAACAGGCAGGGAGGCAGCAGTGCACACGTCACACAGCACTTCGCCTTGTGCTGCCTCGGGCAGTGTGGATACACTGATGGTCACCATTTTGAAGGTGTCCGCCAGCTCTTTGAAAGCTATGTTGACGTTCATCTCCGGCTGGGTGGGGA encodes:
- the anapc10 gene encoding anaphase-promoting complex subunit 10 isoform X1; this translates as MATPSKTPPGADPKQLERTGTVREIGSQAVWSLSSCKPGFGVDQLRDDNLDTYWQSDGSQPHLVNIQFRRRTTVKMLCIYADYKSDESYTPSKISVRVGNNFHNLQELRQLEMVEPSGWIHISLVNQRTNQPISTFMIQIAVLANHQNGRDTHMRQIKVYTPVEESSIGKFPRCTTVDFMMYRTIR
- the anapc10 gene encoding anaphase-promoting complex subunit 10 isoform X2, whose product is MATPSKTPPGADPKQLERTGTVREIGSQAVWSLSSCKPGFGVDQLRDDNLDTYWQSDGSQPHLVNIQFRRRTTVKMLCIYADYKSDESYTPSKISVRVGNNFHNLQELRQLEMVEPSGWIHISLVNQRTNQPISTFMIQIAVLANHQNGRDTHMRQIKVYTPVEESSIVRQASPVMTESLQQDAF
- the LOC128755455 gene encoding E3 ubiquitin-protein ligase TRIM39-like translates to MKVLPFIQGSKNVITLPMFSCSSAFIIAFMIITDLLLYLQRKMSSAPLLPQKQFYCSICQQVFTDPVTTPCGHNFCLACISSTWNSKDVHQCPTCLKIFPTQPEMNVNIAFKELADTFKMVTISVSTLPEAAQGEVLCDVCTAASLPVGAAKSCLVCLTSYCDAHLDAHRKVATLKMHRLMRPVKDLQHRMCEKHTKLLEMFCRDEQTCICQFCADTEHKDHQAVKIEEESENRKEKIAEMESEYGQMIQEREKKVEEIKRNLELSNLSAEQEIQKSDEVFASIAHSVAEKKREVATEIREKQKATERRAVLLTGELQKEMEELLKIKAELEELQITDDHLHLLQVLSRVPSLMSPPPTKDWTEISVNSQLCVGTVRRGLSYLSDHLKHELDCMKKEEMKRMRMYAVDVVLDPDTAHPNIVLTADQKQAGRGELLQIVPDKPQRFDPVICVLGTKGFLSGRFYFQVDVGTKTFWDLGVVKESVNRKGMITSTPENGFWTVRLRNSDEYRALDSPSVLLSLRQKPKIVGVFTDYEKGTVTFVDVDAETHIHTFHECLFSERVFPFFSPGVCDEGKNTDPLIIRDVKP